The Lycium barbarum isolate Lr01 chromosome 12, ASM1917538v2, whole genome shotgun sequence genome includes a region encoding these proteins:
- the LOC132622821 gene encoding glycine cleavage system H protein 2, mitochondrial isoform X1: protein MAAMLWASRAASYLRISTFHRAFATVAKDLKYAESHEWVKVDGKSATIGITDHAQDHLGDVVYVELPEVGASVEQFGSFGAVESVKATSDINSPVSGKVVEVNEKLDSSPALINGSPYQEGWIIKVEMNNPDEVKSLMDSDHYSKFCDEEDAKH, encoded by the exons atggcagcAATGTTGTGGGCTTCAAGGGCTGCTTCATATCTCAGGATCTCAACATTTCACAGAGCTTTTGCCACTG TGGCCAAGGATTTAAAGTATGCAGAGTCTCATGAATGGGTTAAAGTTGACGGTAAATCTGCAACAATTGGCATTACTGATCACGCTCAGGATCATTTAGGTGATGTTGTCTATGTTGAGTTACCTGAAGTTGGGGCTTCTGTTGAACAATTTGGCAGTTTTGGTGCTGTTGAAAGTGTCAAGGCCACCAGCGATATCAATTCTCCTGTTTCAGGGAAggtggtggaagttaatgagaagCTCGACTCCTCTCCTGCTCTG ATCAATggaagcccatatcaagaaggatGGATTATTAAGGTGGAGATGAACAACCCCGACGAGGTCAAATCGTTGATGGACTCTGACCACTATTCAAAGTTTTGTGATGAAGAAGACGCCAAGCACTGA